One window of Erinaceus europaeus chromosome 6, mEriEur2.1, whole genome shotgun sequence genomic DNA carries:
- the RIMBP2 gene encoding RIMS-binding protein 2 isoform X4 has product MAAPGASVVSRQRGTETTACWWGRTPALTAQVEAKQEHEGAVRLLEDKVRELEQQCWEQSQQFRLLSRGLEQFWQHAGHVHQPGGPLVPGKSLPPLMNGLAASLGRGPESTVASRTGIRDFLRPLEPLSLKPSCLPRPTSPGCRSEADMDGERSASPSKQRYSGKVRLCVARYSYNPFDGPNENPEAELPLAAGKYLYVYGDMDEDGFYEGELLDGQRGLVPSNFVDFAQDPESRPAGTPGGGGQDPGPEPTLPGPPSPPPPEPDAAPDSEPAEDGEDSVPYPRGITLIKQLAKSAIVGWEAPALPPGTSLSGYVVLVDQEPRLSLAPGGRPKALLEKLDVAARTHRVSVQCLSSRGASDPMRCTLQVGRDVAVAPSQLRVDRVTPSSALLLWQPADSNYRHAVFLGEQELGEARAAQYTFALRELRPGTAYHVRLLARPHHTPWQLPLEQRERREAGLDFRTLPTGPPDPPRDIMVLAGPTPSNVLVSWKPPTLTATGLSNGAAVTGYGVYAKDQRVAELLEPTGSSVTVELPHLRSLEATALTVRTLWAGGESEDASAAVILPHLLAPPATPAEPRADVWEPGRAAATLGRTLEPPDPGPGRRSPSPSRILPQPQGAPVSSSVAKAMAREAAQRVADSSRLEKRSVFLERGSGHYVNSDEEDACESPDVQRRAVSVDDFLKGSELGKQHCCHGDEYHTESSRGSDLSDIMEEDEEELYSEMQLEDGRRRPSGTSHNALKDGTTPQGPRSPRLCSIPEVAKEDGEPWRGRAGGPSRAHAPRPAQPHWGDTPPEERGCRLCRWATRSPDSGLDCGSEEEELHLSLRPPAAPRGPGPRCACPGSGPGLLGPPRPPPGRGPLRRQDGILEDAVRPEARGGRLQQPREAPRSPAGPPILGNPASTGRADRADGGHRLSHGMGPPRPRAAMVPAIDDYGQDRLSPEPYEESETDPGADDLPARVFVALFDYDPLTMSPNPDAAEEELPFKEGQIIKVYGDKDADGFYRGETCARLGLIPCNMVSEIRAEDEEMVAQLLRQGFLPLSTPVEKTERSRRTGRRPSPSTRRMVALYDYDPRESSPNVDVEAELTFCTGDIITVFGDIDEDGFYYGELNGQKGLVPSNFLEEVPDDVQVYLSDAPMRPKAKRVPPEGSGTARRAPSPTAHLHSGSPPSSKGTGSPGRGREMSSRKKKGLLSKGKKLLKKLGAVK; this is encoded by the exons ATGGCCGCACCCGGGGCCAGTGTGGTCTCCAGACAGCGGGGCACAGAGACCACAGCGTGCTGGTGGGGCAGGACCCCAGCCTTGACG gccCAGGTGGAAGCCAAGCAGGAGCACGAGGGGGCCGTGCGGCTGCTAGAG GACAAGGTGCGGGagctggagcagcagtgctggGAGCAGAGCCAGCAGTTCCGCCTGCTGTCGCGGGGTCTGGAGCAGTTCTGGCAGCACGCCGGCCACGTCCACCAGCCGGGCGGCCCCTTGGTCCCCGGCAAGTCCCTCCCGCCCCTCATGAACGGGCTGGCCGCCTCCCTGGGCAGAG GGCCCGAGAGCACCGTCGCCAGCCGCACTGGGATCCGTGACTTCCTCCGGCCGCTGGAGCCGCTGTCCCTCAAGCCCTCCTGCCTGCCCAGACCCACCAGCCCAGGATGCAGATCGGAAGCAGAT ATGGACGGTGAGCGGAGCGCCAGCCCCTCCAAGCAGAGATACTCGGGGAAGGTGCGCCTGTGTGTGGCCCGCTACAG TTACAACCCCTTCGACGGCCCCAATGAGAACCCCGAGGCTGAGCTGCCCCTGGCGGCGGGGAAGTATCTGTACGTCTACGGGGACATGGACGAGGACGGCTTCTACGAAG gggagctgctggaCGGACAGCGGGGCCTGGTGCCCTCAAACTTCGTGGACTTCGCGCAGGACCCCGAGTCCCGCCCGGCCGGCACGCCGGGCGGAGGAGGGCAGGACCCGGGCCCGGAGCCCACGCTCCCCGGCCCGCCGTCCCCGCCGCCCCCCGAGCCCGACGCGGCGCCGGATTCGGAGCCGGCAGAGGACGGGGAGGACTCGGTGCCGTACCCCCGCGGCATCACGCTCATCAAGCAGCTGGCCAAGAGCGCGATCGTGGGCTGGGAGGCGCCCGCGCTGCCGCCCGGCACCAGCCTGAGCGGCTACGTCGTGCTGGTGGACCAGGAGCCGCGCCTGAGCCTGGCGCCCGGGGGTCGGCCCAAAGCGCTGCTGGAGAAGCTGGACGTGGCGGCCCGCACGCACCGCGTGTCCGTGCAGTGCCTGAGCAGCCGAGGCGCCTCGGACCCCATGCGCTGCACGCTGCAGGTGGGCCGCGACGTGGCGGTGGCGCCGTCACAGCTGCGCGTGGACCGGGTCACTCCGAGCTCGGCGCTCCTGCTGTGGCAGCCGGCCGACAGCAACTACCGGCACGCGGTGTTCCTGGGCGAGCAGGAGCTGGGCGAGGCGCGCGCCGCCCAATACACCTTCGCGCTGCGTGAGCTGCGGCCCGGCACCGCCTACCACGTGCGCCTGCTCGCGCGCCCCCACCACACGCCCTGGCAGCTGCCGCTCGAGCAGAGGGAGCGCAGGGAGGCCGGCCTGGACTTCCGCACGCTGCCCACAG GTCCTCCGGATCCTCCTCGAGACATCATGGTCCTCGCAGGGCCCACCCCCAGCAATGTGCTGGTGTCCTGGAAGCCACCCACCCTGACTGCCACCGGCCTGTCCAATGGGGCCGCCGTCACGGGTTACGGCGTGTATGCAAAGGACCAGCGG gtggcggaGCTGCTGGAGCCCACGGGCAGCAGTGTGACGGTGGAGCTTCCGCACTTGCGCAGCCTGGAGGCTACTGCGCTGACGGTCCGCACGCTGTGGGCGGGGGGCGAGTCGGAGGATGCTTCGGCCGCTGTCATCCTGCCGCACCTGCTGGCGCCCCCGGCCACCCCCGCCGAGCCCCGGGCCGACGTCTGGGAGCCTGGCCGGGCCGCCGCCACCCTGGGGCGCACGCTGGAACCCCCCGATCCCGGGCCTGGCCGCCGCTCCCCCTCTCCCAGCCGCATCCTCCCGCAGCCGCAGGGTGCGCCCGTGTCCTCCTCCGTGGCCAAGGCCATGGCCCGTGAGGCCGCGCAGAGGGTGGCAGACAGCAGCCGG CTAGAGAAAAGGAGCGTATTCTTGGAGCGGGGTTCCGGGCACTATGTCAACTCCGATGAGGAGGACGCCTGTGAGTCCCCGGACGTGCAGAGGAGGGCCGTGTCGGTGGATGACTTCCTCAAGGGCTCGGAGCTCGGCAAGCAG CACTGTTGCCACGGAGACGAGTACCACACGGAGAGCAGCCGGGGCTCCGACCTGTCGGACATcatggaggaggatgaagaggagctGTACTCGGAGATGCAGCTGGAGGACGGGCGGCGCAGGCCCAGTGGCACGTCCCACAACGCCCTCAAG GATGGCACAACCCCGCAGGGTCCCCGCAGCCCCCGGCTGTGCAGTATCCCTGAGGTGGCCAAGGAGGACGGGGAGCCCTGGCGCGGACGGGCGGGGGGCCCCTCCCGGGCTCACGCCCCCAGGCCCGCCCAGCCCCACTGGGGAGACACCCCCCCGGAGGAGCGGGGCTGCCGCCTATGCCGCTGGGCCACCCGGAGCCCCGACAGCGGCCTGGACTGTGGCAGCGAGGAGGAGGAGCTGCATCTGAGCCTGCGCCCGCCCGCAGCTCCCAGGGGGCCCGGCCCCCGCTGTGCCTGCCCCGGCTCCGGCCCTGGGCTCCTCGGGCCCCCGAGGCCCCCGCCAGGGCGCGGGCCGCTCAGACGGCAGGACGGCATCCTGGAGGACGCGGTGCGGCCCGAGGCGCGTGGGGGGCGCCTGCAGCAGCCGCGAGAGGCGCCCAGGAGCCCGGCCGGGCCCCCG ATCCTGGGGAACCCCGCATCCACGGGCAGGGCCGACAGGGCAGACGGGGGCCACAGGCTCTCCCACGGCATGGGCCCCCCGAGGCCCCGGGCAGCCATGGTCCCCGCCATTG ACGACTACGGGCAGGACCGGCTGTCTCCCGAGCCTTACGAGGAGTCGGAGACGGACCCCGGGGCGGACGACCTCCCAGCCCGCGTCTTCGTGGCTCTGTTTGACTATGACCCGCTCACCATGTCGCCGAACCCCGACGCGGCAGAGGAAGAGCTGCCCTTCAAAGAGGGCCAGATCATCAAG GTCTACGGTGACAAGGACGCGGACGGCTTCTACCGCGGCGAGACCTGTGCCCGGCTGGGCCTGATCCCCTGCAACATGGTGTCCGAGATCCGGGCGGAGGACGAGGAGATGGTGGCGCAGCTGCTCAGACAGGGCTTCCTGCCGCTCAGCACGCCCGTGGAGAAGACAG AGAGAAGCAGGAGGACTGGTCGCAGGCCCTCGCCGTCCACGCGGAGGATGGTGGCCCTCTACGACTACGACCCAAGGGAGAGCTCCCCCAATGTGGACGTCGAG GCCGAGTTGACCTTCTGCACAGGAGACATCATCACCGTTTTTGGTGACATTGACGAGGATGGGTTTTATTAC GGGGAGCTCAATGGGCAGAAAGGCCTCGTGCCTTCCAACTTCCTAGAGGAAGTTCCGGATGACGTGCAGGTCTACCTGTCGGACGCGCCCATGCGGCCCAAGGCGAAGCGG GTTCCTCCTGAGGGTTCAGGTACAGCGAGGAGAGCGCCGTCCCCCACAGCCCATCTCCATTCGGGGTCTCCTCCGTCATCTAAGGGTACTGGTAGTCCTGGGAGAGGCAGGGAAATGTCCtcgagaaagaaaaaggggctgCTTTCCAAAGGCAAGAAACTGCTGAAAAAGCTGGGTGCGGTGAAATGA
- the RIMBP2 gene encoding RIMS-binding protein 2 isoform X6: MAAPGASVVSRQRGTETTACWWGRTPALTAQVEAKQEHEGAVRLLEDKVRELEQQCWEQSQQFRLLSRGLEQFWQHAGHVHQPGGPLVPGKSLPPLMNGLAASLGRGPESTVASRTGIRDFLRPLEPLSLKPSCLPRPTSPGCRSEADMDGERSASPSKQRYSGKVRLCVARYSYNPFDGPNENPEAELPLAAGKYLYVYGDMDEDGFYEGELLDGQRGLVPSNFVDFAQDPESRPAGTPGGGGQDPGPEPTLPGPPSPPPPEPDAAPDSEPAEDGEDSVPYPRGITLIKQLAKSAIVGWEAPALPPGTSLSGYVVLVDQEPRLSLAPGGRPKALLEKLDVAARTHRVSVQCLSSRGASDPMRCTLQVGRDVAVAPSQLRVDRVTPSSALLLWQPADSNYRHAVFLGEQELGEARAAQYTFALRELRPGTAYHVRLLARPHHTPWQLPLEQRERREAGLDFRTLPTGPPDPPRDIMVLAGPTPSNVLVSWKPPTLTATGLSNGAAVTGYGVYAKDQRVAELLEPTGSSVTVELPHLRSLEATALTVRTLWAGGESEDASAAVILPHLLAPPATPAEPRADVWEPGRAAATLGRTLEPPDPGPGRRSPSPSRILPQPQGAPVSSSVAKAMAREAAQRVADSSRLEKRSVFLERGSGHYVNSDEEDACESPDVQRRAVSVDDFLKGSELGKQHCCHGDEYHTESSRGSDLSDIMEEDEEELYSEMQLEDGRRRPSGTSHNALKDGTTPQGPRSPRLCSIPEVAKEDGEPWRGRAGGPSRAHAPRPAQPHWGDTPPEERGCRLCRWATRSPDSGLDCGSEEEELHLSLRPPAAPRGPGPRCACPGSGPGLLGPPRPPPGRGPLRRQDGILEDAVRPEARGGRLQQPREAPRSPAGPPILGNPASTGRADRADGGHRLSHGMGPPRPRAAMVPAIDDYGQDRLSPEPYEESETDPGADDLPARVFVALFDYDPLTMSPNPDAAEEELPFKEGQIIKVYGDKDADGFYRGETCARLGLIPCNMVSEIRAEDEEMVAQLLRQGFLPLSTPVEKTERSRRTGRRPSPSTRRMVALYDYDPRESSPNVDVEAELTFCTGDIITVFGDIDEDGFYYGELNGQKGLVPSNFLEEVPDDVQVYLSDAPMRPKAKRKKSVHFTP; encoded by the exons ATGGCCGCACCCGGGGCCAGTGTGGTCTCCAGACAGCGGGGCACAGAGACCACAGCGTGCTGGTGGGGCAGGACCCCAGCCTTGACG gccCAGGTGGAAGCCAAGCAGGAGCACGAGGGGGCCGTGCGGCTGCTAGAG GACAAGGTGCGGGagctggagcagcagtgctggGAGCAGAGCCAGCAGTTCCGCCTGCTGTCGCGGGGTCTGGAGCAGTTCTGGCAGCACGCCGGCCACGTCCACCAGCCGGGCGGCCCCTTGGTCCCCGGCAAGTCCCTCCCGCCCCTCATGAACGGGCTGGCCGCCTCCCTGGGCAGAG GGCCCGAGAGCACCGTCGCCAGCCGCACTGGGATCCGTGACTTCCTCCGGCCGCTGGAGCCGCTGTCCCTCAAGCCCTCCTGCCTGCCCAGACCCACCAGCCCAGGATGCAGATCGGAAGCAGAT ATGGACGGTGAGCGGAGCGCCAGCCCCTCCAAGCAGAGATACTCGGGGAAGGTGCGCCTGTGTGTGGCCCGCTACAG TTACAACCCCTTCGACGGCCCCAATGAGAACCCCGAGGCTGAGCTGCCCCTGGCGGCGGGGAAGTATCTGTACGTCTACGGGGACATGGACGAGGACGGCTTCTACGAAG gggagctgctggaCGGACAGCGGGGCCTGGTGCCCTCAAACTTCGTGGACTTCGCGCAGGACCCCGAGTCCCGCCCGGCCGGCACGCCGGGCGGAGGAGGGCAGGACCCGGGCCCGGAGCCCACGCTCCCCGGCCCGCCGTCCCCGCCGCCCCCCGAGCCCGACGCGGCGCCGGATTCGGAGCCGGCAGAGGACGGGGAGGACTCGGTGCCGTACCCCCGCGGCATCACGCTCATCAAGCAGCTGGCCAAGAGCGCGATCGTGGGCTGGGAGGCGCCCGCGCTGCCGCCCGGCACCAGCCTGAGCGGCTACGTCGTGCTGGTGGACCAGGAGCCGCGCCTGAGCCTGGCGCCCGGGGGTCGGCCCAAAGCGCTGCTGGAGAAGCTGGACGTGGCGGCCCGCACGCACCGCGTGTCCGTGCAGTGCCTGAGCAGCCGAGGCGCCTCGGACCCCATGCGCTGCACGCTGCAGGTGGGCCGCGACGTGGCGGTGGCGCCGTCACAGCTGCGCGTGGACCGGGTCACTCCGAGCTCGGCGCTCCTGCTGTGGCAGCCGGCCGACAGCAACTACCGGCACGCGGTGTTCCTGGGCGAGCAGGAGCTGGGCGAGGCGCGCGCCGCCCAATACACCTTCGCGCTGCGTGAGCTGCGGCCCGGCACCGCCTACCACGTGCGCCTGCTCGCGCGCCCCCACCACACGCCCTGGCAGCTGCCGCTCGAGCAGAGGGAGCGCAGGGAGGCCGGCCTGGACTTCCGCACGCTGCCCACAG GTCCTCCGGATCCTCCTCGAGACATCATGGTCCTCGCAGGGCCCACCCCCAGCAATGTGCTGGTGTCCTGGAAGCCACCCACCCTGACTGCCACCGGCCTGTCCAATGGGGCCGCCGTCACGGGTTACGGCGTGTATGCAAAGGACCAGCGG gtggcggaGCTGCTGGAGCCCACGGGCAGCAGTGTGACGGTGGAGCTTCCGCACTTGCGCAGCCTGGAGGCTACTGCGCTGACGGTCCGCACGCTGTGGGCGGGGGGCGAGTCGGAGGATGCTTCGGCCGCTGTCATCCTGCCGCACCTGCTGGCGCCCCCGGCCACCCCCGCCGAGCCCCGGGCCGACGTCTGGGAGCCTGGCCGGGCCGCCGCCACCCTGGGGCGCACGCTGGAACCCCCCGATCCCGGGCCTGGCCGCCGCTCCCCCTCTCCCAGCCGCATCCTCCCGCAGCCGCAGGGTGCGCCCGTGTCCTCCTCCGTGGCCAAGGCCATGGCCCGTGAGGCCGCGCAGAGGGTGGCAGACAGCAGCCGG CTAGAGAAAAGGAGCGTATTCTTGGAGCGGGGTTCCGGGCACTATGTCAACTCCGATGAGGAGGACGCCTGTGAGTCCCCGGACGTGCAGAGGAGGGCCGTGTCGGTGGATGACTTCCTCAAGGGCTCGGAGCTCGGCAAGCAG CACTGTTGCCACGGAGACGAGTACCACACGGAGAGCAGCCGGGGCTCCGACCTGTCGGACATcatggaggaggatgaagaggagctGTACTCGGAGATGCAGCTGGAGGACGGGCGGCGCAGGCCCAGTGGCACGTCCCACAACGCCCTCAAG GATGGCACAACCCCGCAGGGTCCCCGCAGCCCCCGGCTGTGCAGTATCCCTGAGGTGGCCAAGGAGGACGGGGAGCCCTGGCGCGGACGGGCGGGGGGCCCCTCCCGGGCTCACGCCCCCAGGCCCGCCCAGCCCCACTGGGGAGACACCCCCCCGGAGGAGCGGGGCTGCCGCCTATGCCGCTGGGCCACCCGGAGCCCCGACAGCGGCCTGGACTGTGGCAGCGAGGAGGAGGAGCTGCATCTGAGCCTGCGCCCGCCCGCAGCTCCCAGGGGGCCCGGCCCCCGCTGTGCCTGCCCCGGCTCCGGCCCTGGGCTCCTCGGGCCCCCGAGGCCCCCGCCAGGGCGCGGGCCGCTCAGACGGCAGGACGGCATCCTGGAGGACGCGGTGCGGCCCGAGGCGCGTGGGGGGCGCCTGCAGCAGCCGCGAGAGGCGCCCAGGAGCCCGGCCGGGCCCCCG ATCCTGGGGAACCCCGCATCCACGGGCAGGGCCGACAGGGCAGACGGGGGCCACAGGCTCTCCCACGGCATGGGCCCCCCGAGGCCCCGGGCAGCCATGGTCCCCGCCATTG ACGACTACGGGCAGGACCGGCTGTCTCCCGAGCCTTACGAGGAGTCGGAGACGGACCCCGGGGCGGACGACCTCCCAGCCCGCGTCTTCGTGGCTCTGTTTGACTATGACCCGCTCACCATGTCGCCGAACCCCGACGCGGCAGAGGAAGAGCTGCCCTTCAAAGAGGGCCAGATCATCAAG GTCTACGGTGACAAGGACGCGGACGGCTTCTACCGCGGCGAGACCTGTGCCCGGCTGGGCCTGATCCCCTGCAACATGGTGTCCGAGATCCGGGCGGAGGACGAGGAGATGGTGGCGCAGCTGCTCAGACAGGGCTTCCTGCCGCTCAGCACGCCCGTGGAGAAGACAG AGAGAAGCAGGAGGACTGGTCGCAGGCCCTCGCCGTCCACGCGGAGGATGGTGGCCCTCTACGACTACGACCCAAGGGAGAGCTCCCCCAATGTGGACGTCGAG GCCGAGTTGACCTTCTGCACAGGAGACATCATCACCGTTTTTGGTGACATTGACGAGGATGGGTTTTATTAC GGGGAGCTCAATGGGCAGAAAGGCCTCGTGCCTTCCAACTTCCTAGAGGAAGTTCCGGATGACGTGCAGGTCTACCTGTCGGACGCGCCCATGCGGCCCAAGGCGAAGCGG AAGAAGAGTGTTCATTTCACACCTTAA
- the RIMBP2 gene encoding RIMS-binding protein 2 isoform X5, whose protein sequence is MAAPGASVVSRQRGTETTACWWGRTPALTAQVEAKQEHEGAVRLLEDKVRELEQQCWEQSQQFRLLSRGLEQFWQHAGHVHQPGGPLVPGKSLPPLMNGLAASLGRGPESTVASRTGIRDFLRPLEPLSLKPSCLPRPTSPGCRSEADMDGERSASPSKQRYSGKVRLCVARYSYNPFDGPNENPEAELPLAAGKYLYVYGDMDEDGFYEGELLDGQRGLVPSNFVDFAQDPESRPAGTPGGGGQDPGPEPTLPGPPSPPPPEPDAAPDSEPAEDGEDSVPYPRGITLIKQLAKSAIVGWEAPALPPGTSLSGYVVLVDQEPRLSLAPGGRPKALLEKLDVAARTHRVSVQCLSSRGASDPMRCTLQVGRDVAVAPSQLRVDRVTPSSALLLWQPADSNYRHAVFLGEQELGEARAAQYTFALRELRPGTAYHVRLLARPHHTPWQLPLEQRERREAGLDFRTLPTGPPDPPRDIMVLAGPTPSNVLVSWKPPTLTATGLSNGAAVTGYGVYAKDQRVAELLEPTGSSVTVELPHLRSLEATALTVRTLWAGGESEDASAAVILPHLLAPPATPAEPRADVWEPGRAAATLGRTLEPPDPGPGRRSPSPSRILPQPQGAPVSSSVAKAMAREAAQRVADSSRLEKRSVFLERGSGHYVNSDEEDACESPDVQRRAVSVDDFLKGSELGKQHCCHGDEYHTESSRGSDLSDIMEEDEEELYSEMQLEDGRRRPSGTSHNALKDGTTPQGPRSPRLCSIPEVAKEDGEPWRGRAGGPSRAHAPRPAQPHWGDTPPEERGCRLCRWATRSPDSGLDCGSEEEELHLSLRPPAAPRGPGPRCACPGSGPGLLGPPRPPPGRGPLRRQDGILEDAVRPEARGGRLQQPREAPRSPAGPPILGNPASTGRADRADGGHRLSHGMGPPRPRAAMVPAIDDYGQDRLSPEPYEESETDPGADDLPARVFVALFDYDPLTMSPNPDAAEEELPFKEGQIIKVYGDKDADGFYRGETCARLGLIPCNMVSEIRAEDEEMVAQLLRQGFLPLSTPVEKTERSRRTGRRPSPSTRRMVALYDYDPRESSPNVDVEAELTFCTGDIITVFGDIDEDGFYYGELNGQKGLVPSNFLEEVPDDVQVYLSDAPMRPKAKRGLPDSPTS, encoded by the exons ATGGCCGCACCCGGGGCCAGTGTGGTCTCCAGACAGCGGGGCACAGAGACCACAGCGTGCTGGTGGGGCAGGACCCCAGCCTTGACG gccCAGGTGGAAGCCAAGCAGGAGCACGAGGGGGCCGTGCGGCTGCTAGAG GACAAGGTGCGGGagctggagcagcagtgctggGAGCAGAGCCAGCAGTTCCGCCTGCTGTCGCGGGGTCTGGAGCAGTTCTGGCAGCACGCCGGCCACGTCCACCAGCCGGGCGGCCCCTTGGTCCCCGGCAAGTCCCTCCCGCCCCTCATGAACGGGCTGGCCGCCTCCCTGGGCAGAG GGCCCGAGAGCACCGTCGCCAGCCGCACTGGGATCCGTGACTTCCTCCGGCCGCTGGAGCCGCTGTCCCTCAAGCCCTCCTGCCTGCCCAGACCCACCAGCCCAGGATGCAGATCGGAAGCAGAT ATGGACGGTGAGCGGAGCGCCAGCCCCTCCAAGCAGAGATACTCGGGGAAGGTGCGCCTGTGTGTGGCCCGCTACAG TTACAACCCCTTCGACGGCCCCAATGAGAACCCCGAGGCTGAGCTGCCCCTGGCGGCGGGGAAGTATCTGTACGTCTACGGGGACATGGACGAGGACGGCTTCTACGAAG gggagctgctggaCGGACAGCGGGGCCTGGTGCCCTCAAACTTCGTGGACTTCGCGCAGGACCCCGAGTCCCGCCCGGCCGGCACGCCGGGCGGAGGAGGGCAGGACCCGGGCCCGGAGCCCACGCTCCCCGGCCCGCCGTCCCCGCCGCCCCCCGAGCCCGACGCGGCGCCGGATTCGGAGCCGGCAGAGGACGGGGAGGACTCGGTGCCGTACCCCCGCGGCATCACGCTCATCAAGCAGCTGGCCAAGAGCGCGATCGTGGGCTGGGAGGCGCCCGCGCTGCCGCCCGGCACCAGCCTGAGCGGCTACGTCGTGCTGGTGGACCAGGAGCCGCGCCTGAGCCTGGCGCCCGGGGGTCGGCCCAAAGCGCTGCTGGAGAAGCTGGACGTGGCGGCCCGCACGCACCGCGTGTCCGTGCAGTGCCTGAGCAGCCGAGGCGCCTCGGACCCCATGCGCTGCACGCTGCAGGTGGGCCGCGACGTGGCGGTGGCGCCGTCACAGCTGCGCGTGGACCGGGTCACTCCGAGCTCGGCGCTCCTGCTGTGGCAGCCGGCCGACAGCAACTACCGGCACGCGGTGTTCCTGGGCGAGCAGGAGCTGGGCGAGGCGCGCGCCGCCCAATACACCTTCGCGCTGCGTGAGCTGCGGCCCGGCACCGCCTACCACGTGCGCCTGCTCGCGCGCCCCCACCACACGCCCTGGCAGCTGCCGCTCGAGCAGAGGGAGCGCAGGGAGGCCGGCCTGGACTTCCGCACGCTGCCCACAG GTCCTCCGGATCCTCCTCGAGACATCATGGTCCTCGCAGGGCCCACCCCCAGCAATGTGCTGGTGTCCTGGAAGCCACCCACCCTGACTGCCACCGGCCTGTCCAATGGGGCCGCCGTCACGGGTTACGGCGTGTATGCAAAGGACCAGCGG gtggcggaGCTGCTGGAGCCCACGGGCAGCAGTGTGACGGTGGAGCTTCCGCACTTGCGCAGCCTGGAGGCTACTGCGCTGACGGTCCGCACGCTGTGGGCGGGGGGCGAGTCGGAGGATGCTTCGGCCGCTGTCATCCTGCCGCACCTGCTGGCGCCCCCGGCCACCCCCGCCGAGCCCCGGGCCGACGTCTGGGAGCCTGGCCGGGCCGCCGCCACCCTGGGGCGCACGCTGGAACCCCCCGATCCCGGGCCTGGCCGCCGCTCCCCCTCTCCCAGCCGCATCCTCCCGCAGCCGCAGGGTGCGCCCGTGTCCTCCTCCGTGGCCAAGGCCATGGCCCGTGAGGCCGCGCAGAGGGTGGCAGACAGCAGCCGG CTAGAGAAAAGGAGCGTATTCTTGGAGCGGGGTTCCGGGCACTATGTCAACTCCGATGAGGAGGACGCCTGTGAGTCCCCGGACGTGCAGAGGAGGGCCGTGTCGGTGGATGACTTCCTCAAGGGCTCGGAGCTCGGCAAGCAG CACTGTTGCCACGGAGACGAGTACCACACGGAGAGCAGCCGGGGCTCCGACCTGTCGGACATcatggaggaggatgaagaggagctGTACTCGGAGATGCAGCTGGAGGACGGGCGGCGCAGGCCCAGTGGCACGTCCCACAACGCCCTCAAG GATGGCACAACCCCGCAGGGTCCCCGCAGCCCCCGGCTGTGCAGTATCCCTGAGGTGGCCAAGGAGGACGGGGAGCCCTGGCGCGGACGGGCGGGGGGCCCCTCCCGGGCTCACGCCCCCAGGCCCGCCCAGCCCCACTGGGGAGACACCCCCCCGGAGGAGCGGGGCTGCCGCCTATGCCGCTGGGCCACCCGGAGCCCCGACAGCGGCCTGGACTGTGGCAGCGAGGAGGAGGAGCTGCATCTGAGCCTGCGCCCGCCCGCAGCTCCCAGGGGGCCCGGCCCCCGCTGTGCCTGCCCCGGCTCCGGCCCTGGGCTCCTCGGGCCCCCGAGGCCCCCGCCAGGGCGCGGGCCGCTCAGACGGCAGGACGGCATCCTGGAGGACGCGGTGCGGCCCGAGGCGCGTGGGGGGCGCCTGCAGCAGCCGCGAGAGGCGCCCAGGAGCCCGGCCGGGCCCCCG ATCCTGGGGAACCCCGCATCCACGGGCAGGGCCGACAGGGCAGACGGGGGCCACAGGCTCTCCCACGGCATGGGCCCCCCGAGGCCCCGGGCAGCCATGGTCCCCGCCATTG ACGACTACGGGCAGGACCGGCTGTCTCCCGAGCCTTACGAGGAGTCGGAGACGGACCCCGGGGCGGACGACCTCCCAGCCCGCGTCTTCGTGGCTCTGTTTGACTATGACCCGCTCACCATGTCGCCGAACCCCGACGCGGCAGAGGAAGAGCTGCCCTTCAAAGAGGGCCAGATCATCAAG GTCTACGGTGACAAGGACGCGGACGGCTTCTACCGCGGCGAGACCTGTGCCCGGCTGGGCCTGATCCCCTGCAACATGGTGTCCGAGATCCGGGCGGAGGACGAGGAGATGGTGGCGCAGCTGCTCAGACAGGGCTTCCTGCCGCTCAGCACGCCCGTGGAGAAGACAG AGAGAAGCAGGAGGACTGGTCGCAGGCCCTCGCCGTCCACGCGGAGGATGGTGGCCCTCTACGACTACGACCCAAGGGAGAGCTCCCCCAATGTGGACGTCGAG GCCGAGTTGACCTTCTGCACAGGAGACATCATCACCGTTTTTGGTGACATTGACGAGGATGGGTTTTATTAC GGGGAGCTCAATGGGCAGAAAGGCCTCGTGCCTTCCAACTTCCTAGAGGAAGTTCCGGATGACGTGCAGGTCTACCTGTCGGACGCGCCCATGCGGCCCAAGGCGAAGCGG GGCCTTCCTGACTCACCCACTTCCTAA